The following are from one region of the Etheostoma spectabile isolate EspeVRDwgs_2016 chromosome 2, UIUC_Espe_1.0, whole genome shotgun sequence genome:
- the msmo1 gene encoding methylsterol monooxygenase 1 translates to MAVNGTSDIMSSAYLAVEYVDAVLPENPFQPSLKHAWGYMLDNYTKFQIATWGSLIVHEFIYFLFCLPGFLLQFMPFMQKYKIQQDKPETWEKQWRCFKMLLFNHFCIQLPLICGTYYFTEFFNIPYDWDSMPRWPYVLAQCLGCAIVEDTWHYFLHRLLHHRRIYKYIHKVHHEFTAPFGMQAEYAHPAETLILGAGFFIGIMIFCNHVFFLWAWVSFRLLETIDVHSGYDIPLNPLHLIPFYAGARFHDFHHMNFVGNYASTFTWWDKLLRTDNQYNSYMQKQGEKKEQ, encoded by the exons ATGGCGGTGAACGGCACGTCAGACATAATGAGCTCTGCCTACCTGGCGGTGGAGTACGTAGATGCGGTGTTGCCAGAAAACCCCTTCCAGCCCTCCCTGAAACACGCCTGGGGCTACATGCTGGATAACTACACCAAGTTCCAGATTGCCACCTGGGGGTCGCTCATTGTCCACGAGTTCATTTACTTCCTGTTCTGCCTGCCTGGTTTCCTCTTGCAGTTTATGCCTTTCATGCAGAAATACAAGATCcaacag gacaaGCCAGAGACCTGGGAGAAACAGTGGAGATGTTTCAAGATGCTGCTGTTTAACCATTTCTGTATCCAGCTGCCGTTAATCTGTGGGACTTACTACTTCACTGAATTCTTTAACATCCCTTATGACTGGGACTCCATGCCACGCTG GCCCTACGTCCTGGCTCAGTGCTTGGGTTGTGCTATTGTTGAAGACACCTGGCACTACTTCCTCCATCGCTTGCTGCATCACCGCAGGATCTACAAATACATCCACAAAGTCCACCACGAGTTCACC GCTCCGTTTGGCATGCAGGCAGAATACGCCCACCCTGCTGAGACACTCATCCTGGGAGCTGGTTTCTTTATCGGCATCATGATCTTCTGTAACCACGTGTTCTTCCTGTGGGCCTGGGTGTCCTTCCGCCTGCTTGAGACCATTGACGTCCACAG TGGTTACGACATCCCTCTGAACCCACTCCACCTGATCCCGTTCTACGCTGGGGCCCGATTCCACGACTTTCACCACATGAACTTCGTTGGGAACTACGCCTCCACCTTCACCTGGTGGGACAAGCTGCTGAGGACGGACAACCAGTACAACAGCTACATGCAGAAACAGGGAGAAAAGAAGGAGCAGTAA
- the klhl2 gene encoding kelch-like protein 2: MVHAAGPSFQPLKNTGIMDSHPLCTRLCPHALDKEDGVERHGPVTLNPRHMRKAFKVMNELRSQSLLCDVTIVAEDVEIAAHRVVLAAGSPYFHAMFTGEMAESRAKRVRIKEMDGWTLGLLVDYIYTAEIQVTEDNVQALLPAASLLQLNEVKKACCEFLSSQLHPSNCLGIRAFADLHACSQLLTQANTYAEQHFSEVVGSEEFLNLGMEQVSSLIASDKLTIPTEEKVFEAVIAWVNHDKDVRQEHLAHLMEHVRLPLLSREYLVQRVEEESLIKNSSACKDYLIEAMKYHLLPADQRALMKTARTRMRTPACCPKVMVVVGGQAPKAIRSVECYDFEEQRWYQVAELPTRRCRAGVVYVGGCVYAVGGFNGSLRVRTVDCYDPTMDRWTSMSSMQDRRSTLGAAVLNGLLYAVGGFDGSTGLSTIEAYNAKTNEWFHVLPMSTRRSSVGVGVVNGILYAVGGYDGATRQCLSTVEAYNSKSNTWSYISEMGTRRSGAGVGVLKGLLYAVGGHDGPLVRKSCEVYDPATNTWRQVADMNMCRRNAGVCAVNNILYVVGGDDGSCNLASVEFYNPNTDKWTLLQSCMSTGRSYAGVTVIDKPL, encoded by the exons ATGGTGCATGCCGCTGGGCCAAGTTTTCAGCCTCTGAAAAACACCGGAATCATGGACAGTCATCCGCT ATGCACCAGACTCTGTCCACACGCTCTGGACAAAGAAGATGGCGTCGAGAGGCACGGTCCTGTCACTCTCAACCCTCGGCATATGAGGAAGGCGTTCAAAGTCATGAATGAGCTGCGCAG CCAAAGCTTGTTGTGTGATGTGACCATAGTGGCGGAGGATGTAGAGATTGCTGCTCACAGAGTGGTCCTGGCTGCTGGCAGCCCCTACTTCCATGCTATGTTCACAG GTGAGATGGCAGAGAGCCGGGCGAAAAGAGTGAGGATAAAGGAGATGGACGGTTGGACTCTGGGGCTGCTGGTCGACTATATTTACACAGCAGAGATACAGGTCACAGAGGATAACgtgcag gCATTGCTCCCTGCCGCCAGCCTGCTCCAGCTCAACGAGGTGAAAAAGGCTTGTTGTGAGTTCCTGAGCTCTCAGCTTCATCCATCCAACTGTCTGGGGATACGAGCCTTCGCTGACTTACACGCCTGCTCTCAGCTCCTCACACAGGCAAACACCTAtgcag AGCAACATTTCTCTGAGGTGGTTGGGAGTGAAGAGTTCCTCAATTTGGGCATGGAGCAAGTGTCCAGCCTGATCGCCAGCGACAAGCTCACCATCCCCACAGAGGAGAAG GTGTTTGAGGCGGTGATAGCTTGGGTCAACCATGATAAAGATGTCCGGCAGGAACACTTGGCTCACCTGATGGAACATGTCCGCCTGCCGCTTCTCTCCAGAGAATACCTGGTGCAG CGGGTGGAGGAGGAGTCTCTGATTAAGAACAGCAGTGCGTGTAAAGACTACCTGATCGAGGCCATGAAGTACCACTTGCTGCCAGCTGACCAGAGAGCTCTGATGAAAACTGCACGCACACGCATGAGGACTCCAGCCTGCTGTCCTAAG GTGATGGTTGTGGTTGGAGGCCAGGCTCCCAAGGCCATCCGCAGTGTTGAATGTTATGACTTTGAGGAGCAGCGATGGTACCAGGTGGCTGAGCTCCCGACCAGGAGGTGCAGAGCAG GTGTGGTGTacgtgggtgggtgtgtgtacgCAGTTGGTGGTTTCAACGGTTCTTTGCGTGTGCGGACCGTCGACTGTTACGACCCGACGATGGACCGCTGGACGAGCATGAGCAGCATGCAAGACCGTCGATCAACGCTCGGGGCTGCTGTGCTCAACGGACTCCTGTACGCTGTGGGGGGCTTTGATGGCAGCACAG gtcTGTCGACAATTGAGGCGTACAACGCAAAGACAAACGAGTGGTTCCATGTGTTACCCATGAGTACCCGGCGAAGCAGTGTAGGAGTGGGTGTTGTCAATG ggatCCTGTATGCAGTTGGAGGTTATGATGGTGCGACCAGGCAATGTCTGAGTACAGTAGAAGCTTACAACTCTAAAAGCAACACATGGAGCTACATCTCAGAGATGGGCACGCGACGCAGTGGAgcag GTGTTGGTGTGTTAAAAGGTTTACTGTATGCTGTGGGGGGTCATGACGGTCCGTTGGTGAGGAAGAGCTGTGAAGTTTATGATCCGGCCACAAACACCTGGCGGCAGGTAGCTGACATGAACATGTGTCGACGCAACGCAG gtgTGTGCGCTgtaaacaacatactgtatgtggtaGGAGGAGACGACGGCAGCTGCAATTTGGCCTCTGTGGAGTTCTACAATCCAAACACGGACAAGTGGACACTACTGCAGTCCTGCATGAGCACAGGACGCAGTTATGCAG GTGTGACTGTGATTGACAAGCCCTTATGA
- the med28 gene encoding mediator of RNA polymerase II transcription subunit 28 translates to MATSMSGMFSGQQPPVAHPVGGPGGPGQPGFPGTATRPPGNNTLVDELEASFEACFASLVSQDYVNGTDQEEIRTGVDQCIQKFLDVARQTECFFLQKRLQLSVQKPEQVVKEDVSELRNELQRKELLVQKHLSKLHHWQQVLEDVSVQHRKPSDLPPPGPLAFLEQASASLPPAPLKPN, encoded by the exons ATGGCAACGTCCATGAGTGGGATGTTCTCCGGTCAGCAGCCGCCCGTTGCGCATCCCGTCGGGGGTCCCGGTGGACCGGGCCAGCCAGGCTTCCCCGGTACTGCTACCAGACCTCCGGGAAACAACACGCTGGTGGATGAACTGGAGGCTTCATTCGAG GCATGTTTTGCATCTCTGGTAAGCCAAGACTACGTTAATGGAACTGACCAGGAGGAGATTCGGACCG GTGTTGACCAGTGCATACAGAAGTTCCTGGATGTAGCTCGACAGACAGAGTGCTTCTTCTTACAGAAAAGGCTTCAGTTGTCTGTGCAGAAACCAGAGCAGGTGGTGAAAGAG GATGTGTCCGAGTTACGTAATGAGCTACAGAGGAAAGAATTGCTCGTTCAGAAACACTTGTCCAAACTGCACCACTGGCAACAAGTGCTGGAGGATGTGAGCGTTCAGCACCGCAAACCCTCAGACCTTCCACCTCCGGGACCACTGGCCTTTTTGGAGCAGGCCTCTGCGAGTCTGCCCCCTGCCCCTTTAAAACCTAATTAA